The Microcoleus sp. FACHB-672 sequence ACTGGGCCAAATTTTTGCAGTTTATCTACGCCACCCCTTTTAACAATAGCGATCCCCTATTCGGTCACAATATCAGTTTCTATGTGTTTAGGCTGCCGGTGTGGGAACTGCTAGAATTTTGGCTTTTTGGGCTATTTTTTTACGCCTTACTGTCAGTTTCCCTGGTTTATTTACTTTCAGGTAACAGTCTTTCGGAAGGGCGGTTTCTAGGCTTTTCGCAACAGCAGCAGCGTCACCTGCACGGGTTAGGGGGATGCTTAATATTGCTTGTTGCTCTCAGCTATTGGCTGTCGCGCTATCGTTTGCTCTATTCAACCAGTGGCGTTACTTATGGAGCCGGTTATACCGATGTGAAGGTACTGCTGCCGGCTTATGGATTGCTGAGCTTCCTTGCTTTGCTACTCTCTATTTATCTGCTGGCGCGGACAATTTTTTGGCCTAGCGTGGCTAAGAAAAAGACAGAAACGAGAAAGCAAATACCAAGATTACCTAATTCTCAATTCTTACCTCGCACTTCCCGCTCTCCCTCACTCAATCAATACAGCCGCATACCCTATCCTCGCCCATTTCTGTTTGCCTTGGGACTTTATCTGATATTGGTCGTAGTAACCAATATTGCTCTCCCCCCAGCAGTTCAGCGCGTGCTCGTTCAACCCAACGAACTGGGACGGGAGCGTCCCTATATCCAGCACAGCATTAACTTTACTCGCCGAGCGTTCGATCTGACGAATATCGAAGTTATAACCTTCGATCCAGAAGGGAAGCTCACTTACGCAGACATTCAAGCAAACGATCTAACTATTCGTAATATCCGCGTTTGGGATCAGCGTCCGTTGTTGCAAACCAATCGGCAATTACAGCAAATCCGACTGTACTATAAGTTTCCAGATGCCGATATTGACCGCTATACGCTGAAAGCAGATCCCAACCGTAGCAAAGGCATCCCGCCGGCAGAATCGCAGAAGCGGGCGGACACAGGACAAGACAACCAAAGAGCTCAAGAAACACAGAGACAACCCATCGCCGATAGCGAAGAAACAGAAAAACGACAGGTGCTATTGGCAGCGCGGGAGTTAGACTACACAGCCGTTCCCCAGCAGGCTCAGACTTGGCTGAATAAACATCTGATTTACACGCACGGTTACGGCTTTACCCTGTCGCCGGTGAATACTGTTGGCCCTGGTGGGTTGCCAGACTACTTCGTTAAAGATATCGGAGTCGGAGAAACCACGCTACGCACCTCTAGCGAAAGAATTCGCGCCAGTATCCCCATCGCCAAACCCCGCATCTACTACGGCGAAATCACCGATACTTACGTGATGGCACCCACCAAAGTTAAGGAACTCGATTATCCGAGCGGGGATGATAATGTTTACAACACTTATGATGGTGCCGGTGGAGTGCCAATTGGTTCTTGGTGGCGTCGATTGTTGTTTGCCAAGTATCTCAACAACTGGCAGATGATGTTAACTCAAAACTTTACGCCCCAAACAAAGGTACTGTTTCGCCGCAATATTAATCGCAGGGTGCGGATGCTTGCGCCGTTTCTGCGCTATGACAAAGACCCGTATCTGGTCGTCGCCAAAGGCAATCTCGACAACAATCGTGCCGGCACCTCTTCTGCTGCTACAGCAGGCACCTCCCAGGAAAACTACCTGTACTGGATTATTGATGCCTATACAACCAGTGATCGTTATCCTTATTCAGATCCGGGTCGGTATGAATTTAACTATATTCGCAACTCCGTCAAAGTAGTCATTGATGCCTACACCGGCAGCGTCAACTTCTTCATTGCTGATCCCCAAGACCCCATTATTAAAACCTGGAATAGCATCTTTCCCAAAATGTTCAGACCGCTTAGCGAGATGCCGACTTCCCTTCGCAGTCATATCCGCTATCCCGTAGATTTTTTCGACATCCAATCTGAACAGTTGCTCAACTACCACATGACAGACTCCCAGGTGTTCTACAACCGGGAAGACCAGTGGCAAGTCCCTAATGAGATTTACGGCAACGAAACGCAGCCGGTGGAACCCTACTACCTGATTATGAAGTTGCCAACCGCCGAATTTTCAGAATTTATTCTGCTTAACCCCTTCACACCCACCAGCCGTAACAACCTCATCGCATGGCTAGCCGGTCGCTCAGACGGCCAAAATTACGGCAAACTGTTGCTCTACCAGTTCCCAAAACAGCGACTCGTCTATGGCCCAGAGCAACTTGAAGCCCGGATTAACCAAGATCCAGCCATCTCTCAGCAAATATCGCTTTGGAACCGTCAGGGTT is a genomic window containing:
- a CDS encoding UPF0182 family protein produces the protein MLVWLRKRRFQLISLVIGLWLTVEFATYITAESFWFQETGYLEEFWLRQLTRAGLWLVALFITTGFLIGNLVLTSRFKHPQKTEVQRSREANAPLFFSSPPLPLSPSRLTLPWLLPIVFALGLLIGALLLQYGLVAASYWNWSAGLLGVSRAQYSQLQPEALSQVLRQLPYQPWQLLGVAGVALAVVLVPQLLWASALLMSLGFGWILSNNWAKFLQFIYATPFNNSDPLFGHNISFYVFRLPVWELLEFWLFGLFFYALLSVSLVYLLSGNSLSEGRFLGFSQQQQRHLHGLGGCLILLVALSYWLSRYRLLYSTSGVTYGAGYTDVKVLLPAYGLLSFLALLLSIYLLARTIFWPSVAKKKTETRKQIPRLPNSQFLPRTSRSPSLNQYSRIPYPRPFLFALGLYLILVVVTNIALPPAVQRVLVQPNELGRERPYIQHSINFTRRAFDLTNIEVITFDPEGKLTYADIQANDLTIRNIRVWDQRPLLQTNRQLQQIRLYYKFPDADIDRYTLKADPNRSKGIPPAESQKRADTGQDNQRAQETQRQPIADSEETEKRQVLLAARELDYTAVPQQAQTWLNKHLIYTHGYGFTLSPVNTVGPGGLPDYFVKDIGVGETTLRTSSERIRASIPIAKPRIYYGEITDTYVMAPTKVKELDYPSGDDNVYNTYDGAGGVPIGSWWRRLLFAKYLNNWQMMLTQNFTPQTKVLFRRNINRRVRMLAPFLRYDKDPYLVVAKGNLDNNRAGTSSAATAGTSQENYLYWIIDAYTTSDRYPYSDPGRYEFNYIRNSVKVVIDAYTGSVNFFIADPQDPIIKTWNSIFPKMFRPLSEMPTSLRSHIRYPVDFFDIQSEQLLNYHMTDSQVFYNREDQWQVPNEIYGNETQPVEPYYLIMKLPTAEFSEFILLNPFTPTSRNNLIAWLAGRSDGQNYGKLLLYQFPKQRLVYGPEQLEARINQDPAISQQISLWNRQGSRAIQGNLLVIPIEQSLLYVEPLYLEAEQNSLPTLVRVIVAYENRIAMAETVEQALEAIFKGEKATTPVILSPGDEVTPQLGTPLTPQQ